A stretch of the Mycolicibacterium celeriflavum genome encodes the following:
- a CDS encoding alpha/beta fold hydrolase encodes MLAASTPVTELLHVHRYGPPGSAQVLAIHGLTGHGQRWQTLATQHLSEFAVAAPDLLGHGRSSWAAPWTIEANVAALAGLLDGPVVVVGHSFGGAIALSLAAARPDLVSALVLLDPAVGLDGRWMRDIADDMFASPDYPDRAEARAEKVNGSWGEVDANELERELDEHLIDLPTGRCGWRISIPAMMAYWSELARPITLPSNGVPVTLVRAMKTDPPYVTDDLLTGIADRPDFTLIEFDCDHMVAQARPEETAGLIRERLN; translated from the coding sequence ATGCTGGCAGCATCAACACCTGTGACCGAACTCCTGCATGTTCACCGCTACGGTCCGCCGGGTTCGGCGCAGGTATTGGCCATCCACGGCCTGACCGGGCACGGGCAGAGGTGGCAGACGTTGGCGACGCAGCATCTGTCCGAGTTCGCGGTCGCCGCGCCGGACCTGCTCGGCCACGGTCGTTCGTCATGGGCGGCGCCGTGGACGATCGAAGCCAATGTGGCGGCGCTGGCCGGGTTGCTCGACGGGCCGGTCGTGGTTGTCGGGCATTCGTTCGGCGGTGCGATCGCGTTGAGTCTCGCTGCTGCGCGACCGGATTTGGTGTCGGCGCTCGTATTGCTCGATCCCGCAGTGGGGTTGGACGGCAGGTGGATGCGCGACATCGCCGACGACATGTTCGCCTCGCCGGACTATCCCGACCGCGCCGAAGCACGCGCGGAGAAGGTGAACGGGTCATGGGGCGAGGTGGACGCGAACGAGCTGGAGCGCGAACTCGACGAGCACCTGATCGACCTGCCGACCGGCCGGTGCGGTTGGCGGATCAGCATTCCCGCGATGATGGCCTACTGGAGCGAGCTCGCGCGTCCGATTACGTTACCGTCCAACGGTGTTCCGGTAACGCTGGTACGGGCGATGAAGACCGACCCGCCGTATGTCACCGACGACTTGCTCACAGGAATCGCCGACCGTCCCGACTTCACACTGATCGAATTCGATTGCGACCACATGGTGGCTCAAGCCCGGCCCGAAGAGACCGCGGGCCTGATCCGCGAGCGATTGAACTAG
- a CDS encoding MGMT family protein, translated as MAAITDEQVEAVRALVASIPAGRVSTYGDIAEAAGLSSPRIVGWIMRTDSSDLPWHRVITASGKPAPHLATRQLERLRAEGVLAHDGRIRLSEVRHTF; from the coding sequence ATGGCCGCGATCACCGACGAACAGGTCGAAGCGGTGCGCGCTCTGGTGGCGTCCATTCCTGCCGGTCGCGTGTCGACGTACGGCGACATCGCCGAGGCGGCAGGGCTTTCCAGTCCGCGCATCGTCGGCTGGATCATGCGCACCGACTCGTCGGACCTGCCGTGGCACCGCGTGATCACCGCGTCGGGGAAGCCCGCACCGCACCTGGCGACGCGTCAGCTGGAGCGGCTGCGGGCAGAAGGCGTGCTCGCGCACGACGGCCGGATACGGCTCAGCGAGGTTCGGCACACGTTCTGA
- a CDS encoding TIGR02569 family protein has translation MTVERPPDHVLAAFGLTGVAPVPLGSSWEGGWRCGEVVLSMVADHARAAWSAKVRETLFVDGVRLARPVRSTDGRYVVAGWRADTFVAGTPEPRHDEVVSAAVRLHEATAKLERPRFLTQPPVAPWADVDVFIAADRAAWEERPLHSLPPGARVAPGSADGQRSVELLNQLAGLRRPTKSPSQLVHGDLYGTVLFAGTAAPGITDIIPYWRPASWAAGVVVVDALSWGEADDGLIERWSPLPEWPQMLLRALMFRIAVHALHPRSTAAAFPGLARTAALVRLVL, from the coding sequence GTGACTGTCGAACGGCCACCGGATCATGTGCTGGCCGCGTTCGGCCTGACCGGCGTTGCGCCGGTTCCTCTCGGATCGAGCTGGGAAGGCGGCTGGCGCTGCGGCGAAGTCGTGCTGTCGATGGTCGCCGACCATGCCCGGGCCGCCTGGTCGGCCAAGGTGCGGGAGACGTTGTTCGTCGACGGAGTGCGGTTGGCGCGTCCCGTGCGCTCCACCGACGGACGGTACGTGGTCGCCGGCTGGCGCGCGGATACCTTCGTAGCGGGGACCCCGGAGCCGCGCCACGACGAGGTGGTCTCGGCCGCGGTGCGGCTGCACGAGGCGACGGCCAAGCTGGAACGCCCGAGGTTTCTGACACAGCCGCCGGTGGCGCCGTGGGCCGACGTCGACGTGTTCATCGCCGCCGACCGCGCAGCGTGGGAGGAACGCCCGCTGCATTCGCTGCCGCCGGGCGCACGCGTGGCGCCCGGTTCGGCCGACGGGCAGCGCTCGGTCGAACTGCTCAACCAACTCGCCGGGCTGCGCAGGCCGACGAAGAGCCCCAGCCAACTGGTGCACGGGGATCTTTACGGCACAGTGCTTTTCGCGGGCACCGCCGCGCCGGGGATCACCGACATCATCCCGTACTGGCGGCCGGCATCGTGGGCGGCCGGCGTCGTCGTGGTCGACGCGCTGTCCTGGGGCGAAGCCGACGACGGGCTCATCGAACGGTGGAGCCCGTTGCCCGAATGGCCGCAGATGTTGTTGCGCGCGCTGATGTTCCGCATCGCGGTGCACGCGCTTCACCCGCGGTCGACGGCTGCCGCGTTCCCCGGACTGGCTCGCACGGCGGCGTTGGTGCGCCTGGTGCTCTAG
- the moeZ gene encoding adenylyltransferase/sulfurtransferase MoeZ, producing the protein MSTPLPPLVEPAAELTREEVARYSRHLIIPDLGLDGQKRLKNARVLVIGAGGLGSPTLLYLAAAGVGTIGIVEFDVVDESNLQRQIIHGQSDIGRSKAESARDSILDINPLVDVRLHQFRLEPDNAVELFEQYDLILDGTDNFATRYLVNDAAVLAHKPYVWGSIYRFEGQISVFWEDAPDGRGLNYRDLYPEPPPPGMVPSCAEGGVLGILCASVASVMGTEAIKLITGIGETLLGRLMVYDALDMTYRTIKIRKDPSTPKITELIDYDEFCGVVSDAAAEAAADSTITPRELKELLDSGKPLALIDVREQVEWDINRIEGAELIPKGSFESGEALARLPVDRTPVFYCKTGVRSAEVLAIAKKAGFSDAMHVQGGIVAWGNQLEPDMVMY; encoded by the coding sequence GTGTCGACACCGTTGCCGCCGCTGGTCGAACCGGCGGCCGAACTCACCCGCGAGGAAGTTGCGCGCTACAGCCGCCACCTCATCATCCCGGACCTCGGCCTGGACGGGCAAAAGCGGCTGAAGAACGCCCGGGTGCTGGTCATCGGCGCCGGCGGGCTGGGTTCGCCGACGCTGTTGTACCTCGCCGCGGCCGGCGTCGGCACGATCGGAATCGTCGAGTTCGACGTGGTCGACGAGTCGAACCTGCAGCGCCAGATCATCCACGGCCAGTCCGACATCGGCCGGTCCAAGGCCGAAAGCGCCCGTGACTCGATCCTCGACATCAACCCGCTGGTAGACGTCCGGCTGCACCAGTTCCGCCTCGAGCCCGACAACGCGGTCGAGCTGTTCGAGCAGTATGACCTGATCCTGGACGGCACCGACAACTTCGCCACGCGCTATCTGGTCAACGATGCCGCGGTGCTGGCGCACAAGCCGTATGTGTGGGGCTCGATCTACCGGTTCGAGGGCCAGATCTCGGTGTTCTGGGAGGACGCCCCCGACGGTCGGGGCCTGAACTACCGCGACCTGTACCCGGAGCCGCCGCCACCCGGGATGGTGCCGTCCTGCGCGGAGGGCGGCGTGCTGGGCATCCTGTGCGCCTCGGTCGCGTCGGTGATGGGCACCGAGGCGATCAAGCTGATCACCGGAATCGGGGAAACGCTGCTGGGCCGCCTGATGGTCTACGACGCGCTGGACATGACGTACCGCACCATCAAGATCCGCAAGGACCCCTCGACGCCGAAGATCACCGAGCTGATCGACTACGACGAGTTCTGCGGCGTCGTCTCCGATGCCGCCGCCGAAGCCGCTGCCGACTCCACGATCACCCCGCGCGAGCTCAAGGAGCTGCTGGATTCCGGCAAGCCGCTGGCCCTGATCGACGTGCGTGAGCAGGTCGAGTGGGACATCAACCGCATCGAGGGTGCCGAGCTGATCCCGAAGGGCTCCTTCGAGTCGGGTGAGGCGCTGGCGAGGCTGCCGGTCGACCGCACGCCGGTGTTCTACTGCAAGACCGGGGTGCGCTCCGCCGAGGTGTTGGCGATCGCGAAGAAGGCGGGATTTTCCGACGCGATGCATGTTCAGGGCGGAATCGTGGCCTGGGGCAACCAACTCGAACCCGACATGGTCATGTACTAA
- a CDS encoding DUF3152 domain-containing protein, which translates to MTYDSRTRGGQLGPERRGGGRVPVLRDEWREPLRAQRDPLAESSGRVRSNREEHRGIRKQTWLGRFLSTYGWRAYALPVLVVVTAVVVYQTITGTSAPAPKQAEGPVQGPPTIGVASTAIIGAPPKGLTQFDANLPTGILPQGGPFTQAGAKTWHIVPGTTAQVGQGTAKVFRYTVEVENGIDTATFGGDEAFARMVSETLANPKSWTHNPQFAFIRLDAASGGEPDFRISLSTPMTVREGCGYDIQLEASCYNPAYADGQPRVFINEARWVRGAVPFQGDVGSYRQYLINHEVGHAIGYQRHEPCGGNDQLAPVMMQQTFSTNNNDAARFDPQSVQPDNHTCKPNPWPYPIA; encoded by the coding sequence GTGACCTACGACTCCCGCACGCGAGGAGGACAACTGGGTCCAGAGCGTCGCGGCGGCGGCCGCGTGCCCGTGCTGCGCGACGAGTGGCGCGAGCCGCTGCGCGCTCAACGTGACCCGCTCGCCGAGAGCTCGGGACGGGTCAGGTCCAATCGCGAGGAGCACCGCGGGATTCGCAAGCAGACGTGGCTCGGCCGCTTCCTTTCCACCTACGGCTGGCGGGCCTACGCGCTGCCGGTCCTCGTCGTCGTGACCGCGGTCGTGGTGTACCAGACGATCACCGGCACCAGCGCGCCCGCGCCCAAGCAGGCCGAGGGCCCGGTGCAGGGTCCACCGACCATCGGGGTGGCCAGCACGGCGATCATCGGCGCGCCGCCGAAAGGGCTGACACAGTTCGACGCGAACCTGCCGACCGGAATCCTGCCTCAGGGCGGGCCGTTCACCCAAGCCGGCGCCAAGACGTGGCACATCGTGCCGGGCACCACGGCCCAGGTCGGGCAGGGCACCGCGAAGGTGTTCAGATACACCGTCGAGGTCGAAAACGGCATCGACACCGCGACGTTCGGCGGCGATGAGGCGTTCGCCCGCATGGTCAGCGAGACGCTGGCCAACCCCAAGAGCTGGACGCACAATCCGCAGTTCGCGTTCATCCGCCTCGACGCGGCGTCGGGCGGCGAGCCCGACTTCCGCATCTCGCTGAGCACGCCGATGACCGTTCGCGAAGGCTGCGGATACGACATCCAGCTGGAGGCGTCCTGCTACAACCCGGCTTACGCCGACGGCCAGCCGCGCGTGTTCATCAACGAGGCGCGCTGGGTGCGCGGCGCGGTGCCGTTTCAGGGCGACGTCGGCTCGTATCGGCAGTACCTGATCAACCACGAGGTCGGCCACGCGATCGGCTATCAGCGGCACGAGCCGTGCGGGGGTAACGATCAGCTGGCGCCGGTGATGATGCAGCAGACCTTCTCGACCAACAACAACGATGCCGCGCGGTTCGACCCGCAGTCGGTGCAGCCGGACAACCACACCTGCAAGCCCAACCCCTGGCCGTACCCGATCGCCTGA
- a CDS encoding TetR/AcrR family transcriptional regulator, which produces MSDLANTAARRGAQPGSGEVLNRRGSRLPRDERRGQLLAAASEVFVDRGYHAAGMDEIADRAGVSKPVLYQHFSSKLELYLAVLARHVENLVSGVRQALRTTTDNRQRLRAAVQAFFDFIEHDGQGYRLIFENDYVNEPQVAAQVKVATEACTDAVFDLISRDSGLEAHRARMIAVGLVAISVDSARYWLNNERPISKDAAVEGTVQFAWGGLSHVPLTRS; this is translated from the coding sequence ATGAGCGATCTCGCCAACACCGCCGCGAGGAGAGGCGCACAGCCGGGCAGCGGCGAAGTGTTGAACCGCCGGGGCAGCAGACTGCCGCGCGATGAGCGCCGCGGCCAACTCCTGGCCGCTGCCAGCGAGGTTTTCGTCGATCGCGGCTACCACGCCGCAGGGATGGACGAGATCGCCGACCGTGCCGGTGTGAGCAAACCCGTTCTCTACCAACACTTCTCGTCGAAGTTGGAGCTGTATCTTGCGGTGCTGGCCAGGCACGTGGAAAACCTGGTGTCCGGAGTGCGCCAGGCGCTGCGCACCACCACCGACAACCGCCAGCGGCTGCGCGCCGCGGTCCAGGCGTTCTTCGACTTCATCGAGCATGACGGCCAGGGCTACCGGCTGATCTTCGAGAACGATTACGTCAACGAACCGCAGGTCGCCGCGCAGGTGAAGGTGGCGACCGAAGCGTGCACCGACGCGGTGTTCGACCTGATCAGCCGGGATTCGGGGCTGGAGGCGCACCGCGCCAGGATGATCGCGGTCGGCCTGGTGGCGATCAGCGTGGACTCCGCGCGGTACTGGCTCAACAACGAACGACCGATCTCGAAGGACGCCGCGGTCGAGGGCACGGTGCAGTTCGCCTGGGGCGGCCTGTCACACGTGCCGCTTACCCGGTCTTAG
- a CDS encoding DUF3107 domain-containing protein: MEVKIGVTDSPRELSFNSAQTPSEVEKLFTDALAKDSGVLALTDEKGRRFLVQTSKIAYVEIGAADVRRVGFGVGLGAKTG; this comes from the coding sequence GTGGAGGTCAAGATCGGTGTCACGGACAGCCCGCGCGAGCTGAGCTTCAACAGCGCGCAGACACCAAGCGAGGTGGAGAAACTGTTCACCGACGCGCTGGCCAAGGACTCGGGCGTGCTCGCGCTGACCGACGAGAAGGGTCGGCGTTTCCTGGTGCAGACGTCCAAGATCGCCTACGTGGAGATCGGCGCCGCCGATGTTCGGCGCGTCGGCTTCGGGGTCGGACTCGGGGCTAAGACCGGGTAA
- a CDS encoding ferritin-like fold-containing protein — protein MNSTPPAPGQTDSATSGVSAEHPGVNELFALLAYGEVAAFYRLTDEARMAPNLRGRINMASMAAAEMNHYEVLRDALERRGVDVVPAMTKYASALENYHRLTTPSTWLEALVKTYVGDALAADFYLEIADSMPAEVAEVVRAVLSETGHSQFVVAEVRAAVTASEKQRHRLALWSRRLLGEAITQAQFVLADHDELVDLVMASGEGLTQLTEFFDRLQRTHTSRMQELGLA, from the coding sequence ATGAACTCGACGCCACCGGCACCCGGGCAAACCGACTCGGCGACGTCAGGTGTGTCGGCCGAGCATCCCGGCGTCAACGAACTTTTCGCGCTGCTGGCTTACGGCGAGGTGGCGGCGTTCTACCGGCTCACCGACGAGGCGCGCATGGCGCCGAACCTGCGCGGACGCATCAACATGGCCAGCATGGCGGCCGCCGAGATGAACCACTACGAGGTGCTGCGGGACGCGCTCGAGCGCCGCGGAGTGGACGTCGTGCCGGCGATGACGAAATACGCGTCAGCACTTGAGAATTACCACCGGCTGACCACTCCGAGCACCTGGCTCGAGGCTTTGGTCAAGACATATGTCGGCGATGCTCTGGCCGCCGACTTCTACCTCGAGATCGCCGACTCGATGCCCGCCGAGGTCGCCGAAGTGGTGCGCGCGGTGCTGTCGGAGACCGGCCACTCGCAGTTCGTCGTCGCCGAGGTGCGCGCGGCGGTGACGGCCAGCGAGAAGCAGCGGCACCGGCTCGCGCTGTGGTCGCGTCGCCTGCTCGGTGAGGCGATCACCCAGGCGCAGTTCGTGTTGGCCGATCACGACGAGTTGGTCGATCTGGTGATGGCCAGCGGCGAAGGGCTGACGCAACTGACCGAGTTCTTCGACCGGCTGCAGCGCACACACACCTCCCGCATGCAGGAGCTCGGGCTGGCCTGA
- a CDS encoding DEAD/DEAH box helicase, producing the protein MTHLNPTFAELGVRDEIVRALAEDGKQHPFAIQELTMPMALAGDDLIGQARTGMGKTLAFGVPMLQRITTDADRPLTGVPRALVVVPTRELCLQVYGDLAAAGKYLTVGDRKLSVTSIYGGRPYEGQIEALEKGVDVVVGTPGRLLDLAQQGHLKLGGLSMLVLDEADEMLDLGFLPDIERILRQIPDSRQSMLFSATMPDPIITLARTFMNQPTHIRAEAPHSAATHDTTEQFAYRAHALDKVEMVARILQAEGRGATMIFTRTKRTAQKVADELAERGFKVGAVHGDLGQAAREKSLKAFRTGDVDVLVATDVAARGIDIDDITHVINYQIPEDEQAYVHRIGRTGRAGKTGIAVTLVDWDELARWTMIDKALGLNTPDPAETYSSSPHLYSELGIPADATGNVGEPVKVQSKRAPTEKAADRPARTRDRTRRRTRGGKPAGGHPEASTSPEQESSDAGDSSGDVGPAKRRRRRRPRKAPASTG; encoded by the coding sequence ATGACGCATCTCAATCCCACATTTGCTGAACTCGGAGTCCGCGACGAAATCGTGCGCGCACTCGCCGAGGACGGCAAGCAACATCCATTTGCCATTCAAGAGCTGACCATGCCGATGGCGCTGGCCGGCGACGACCTGATCGGCCAGGCCCGCACCGGCATGGGCAAGACGCTGGCCTTCGGTGTGCCGATGCTGCAGCGCATCACCACCGACGCCGACCGCCCCCTGACCGGCGTCCCGCGGGCGCTTGTGGTCGTGCCCACCCGCGAGTTGTGTCTGCAGGTGTACGGCGACCTGGCGGCCGCCGGGAAGTACCTCACGGTCGGCGACCGCAAGCTGTCGGTCACCTCGATTTACGGCGGACGGCCCTACGAGGGCCAGATCGAGGCGCTGGAGAAGGGCGTCGACGTCGTCGTCGGAACGCCCGGTCGCCTGCTCGACCTGGCCCAGCAGGGGCATCTGAAGTTGGGCGGACTGTCCATGCTGGTGCTCGACGAGGCCGACGAGATGCTCGACCTCGGCTTCCTGCCCGACATCGAGCGGATCCTGCGCCAGATTCCCGACAGCAGGCAATCGATGCTGTTCTCGGCGACGATGCCGGACCCGATCATCACGCTGGCCCGCACCTTCATGAACCAGCCGACGCACATCAGGGCCGAAGCTCCGCATTCGGCGGCCACCCACGACACCACCGAGCAGTTCGCCTACCGTGCGCACGCGCTGGACAAGGTGGAGATGGTCGCCCGCATCCTGCAGGCCGAGGGCCGCGGCGCCACGATGATCTTCACTCGCACCAAGCGCACCGCGCAGAAGGTCGCCGACGAACTCGCCGAGCGCGGGTTCAAGGTCGGCGCCGTGCACGGCGACCTCGGCCAGGCGGCCCGCGAGAAGTCGCTCAAGGCGTTCCGCACCGGCGATGTGGACGTGCTGGTCGCCACCGACGTCGCCGCCCGCGGCATCGACATCGACGACATCACCCACGTGATCAACTACCAGATCCCCGAGGACGAGCAGGCCTACGTGCACCGTATCGGCCGCACGGGCCGCGCGGGAAAGACCGGAATCGCGGTGACGCTGGTGGACTGGGACGAACTGGCACGTTGGACGATGATCGACAAGGCGCTCGGCCTCAACACACCCGATCCCGCCGAAACGTACTCCAGCTCGCCACATCTCTACAGCGAGCTGGGCATCCCCGCCGACGCCACCGGCAATGTCGGTGAGCCCGTCAAGGTGCAGAGCAAGCGCGCCCCGACGGAGAAGGCGGCCGACCGCCCCGCCCGCACCCGCGACCGGACCCGTCGCCGCACGCGCGGAGGCAAGCCGGCCGGCGGGCATCCCGAAGCGTCCACCTCACCCGAGCAGGAGTCCAGCGACGCCGGCGACAGTTCCGGTGACGTGGGTCCGGCCAAGCGTCGACGCCGGCGTCGGCCGCGCAAGGCCCCGGCCAGCACCGGCTAG